In Flavobacteriales bacterium, a single genomic region encodes these proteins:
- a CDS encoding VCBS repeat-containing protein, producing MKKILSICIYFSFPFILSAQEVSFTDASDLLPSATVSDHAIGVVDMNGDGKDDIIRMQSSGSPGNAEQTVYVAIQQAPGLDFVSQTLGT from the coding sequence ATGAAGAAAATCCTATCCATCTGTATATACTTCAGCTTCCCATTCATACTGAGTGCACAAGAAGTGAGTTTCACCGATGCCTCTGACCTACTACCATCTGCCACCGTGAGTGACCATGCTATAGGTGTGGTGGATATGAACGGTGATGGCAAGGATGATATTATCCGCATGCAATCCTCTGGCAGCCCAGGAAATGCTGAGCAGACAGTGTATGTAGCTATTCAACAGGCTCCGGGTCTGGATTTCGTTTCACAGACATTGGGTACAAT